From the Desulfosarcina sp. BuS5 genome, one window contains:
- a CDS encoding LpxI family protein — MKIGIIAGSGQFPIIFSKAAKAKGYSVYAAAYLKEADPVLEELVDGIEWLHLGQIKRLIKFFKKNSVREAVIIGAIRKTRIFTDVRPDTKAISIIARMKHTHDDGILSAFAEAIEKEGIKIRPSTFLIPELLAEAGIWTRRKPSKTEKKDIEIGWKIAKEIGRFDIGQCVVVAAGSIMAVEAVDGTDATIKRGGELGKGDAVVVKVCKPYQDTRFDVPAIGAQTIETMHAAGAKTLVIEAGKAIVFDKQEMVDFANQYKISIIAMEKK; from the coding sequence ATGAAAATAGGAATTATTGCGGGGAGCGGTCAGTTTCCAATCATCTTTTCAAAAGCTGCCAAGGCAAAAGGATATTCCGTTTATGCTGCAGCTTATCTAAAAGAGGCTGATCCGGTCCTGGAAGAGCTTGTGGACGGAATTGAGTGGCTCCACCTGGGACAGATTAAACGGCTTATAAAATTTTTTAAAAAAAACAGCGTCCGGGAAGCCGTTATTATCGGCGCTATCAGAAAAACCAGGATTTTTACAGACGTACGGCCCGACACAAAAGCTATTTCAATTATTGCCCGCATGAAACATACCCATGATGACGGAATTTTGAGCGCTTTTGCGGAAGCAATTGAAAAAGAAGGCATAAAGATTCGTCCCTCCACATTTCTTATCCCTGAACTATTAGCGGAGGCCGGTATCTGGACAAGGCGGAAACCATCCAAAACCGAAAAAAAAGATATTGAAATAGGATGGAAGATAGCAAAAGAGATCGGCAGGTTCGACATAGGGCAATGCGTTGTTGTGGCCGCCGGTTCCATTATGGCAGTGGAGGCTGTTGACGGAACTGATGCCACAATAAAAAGAGGCGGTGAATTAGGAAAGGGAGATGCTGTAGTAGTAAAGGTTTGCAAGCCTTATCAGGACACCAGGTTCGATGTCCCGGCCATTGGCGCCCAAACAATAGAAACCATGCATGCCGCCGGAGCAAAAACCCTTGTAATAGAGGCCGGCAAGGCGATTGTGTTTGACAAGCAAGAGATGGTTGATTTTGCCAACCAGTACAAGATTTCAATAATCGCCATGGAGAAAAAATGA
- the lpxA gene encoding acyl-ACP--UDP-N-acetylglucosamine O-acyltransferase yields MIHATAIIDSKTKIGLNVTIGPYSIIKENVIIGAGTIIGPHVVIDSYTEIGSDCRIFQYASIGAEPQALKFEGEETWVKIGRGTVVREFVTINRGTGFGGGITEVGEENFIMAYAHVAHDCKTGRNVVMANVATLAGHITIGDYVTIGGLAAIHQFVKIGDYAYISGTSAITKDIPPYVIVGGDRAKLYGFNKIGLKRHGFSEETLGIMKKAYQMTFRQGFPLKEAIEKVLVEVEQIPEVVRFIDFIKSSERGITR; encoded by the coding sequence ATGATACATGCAACAGCAATTATCGACTCAAAAACGAAAATCGGTTTAAACGTAACAATAGGTCCATATTCCATTATAAAAGAAAATGTTATCATCGGTGCGGGAACCATTATAGGTCCCCACGTTGTTATAGATTCATACACGGAAATAGGTTCTGACTGCCGTATCTTTCAGTATGCGTCTATAGGAGCAGAGCCCCAGGCCCTGAAATTTGAAGGAGAAGAGACCTGGGTAAAGATCGGCCGCGGAACAGTTGTGCGCGAATTTGTAACTATAAACCGCGGCACAGGCTTTGGCGGCGGCATTACTGAAGTAGGAGAAGAAAATTTTATTATGGCATATGCCCATGTGGCGCATGACTGCAAAACCGGCAGAAATGTTGTTATGGCCAATGTAGCCACCCTGGCAGGCCATATAACCATAGGCGATTATGTCACAATCGGAGGTCTGGCTGCAATACACCAGTTTGTAAAAATAGGTGATTATGCCTATATCAGCGGCACGTCTGCGATAACCAAGGATATACCTCCATATGTAATAGTAGGCGGCGACAGGGCAAAGCTGTATGGCTTCAATAAAATCGGGCTGAAACGTCATGGGTTTTCTGAAGAGACATTGGGAATAATGAAAAAGGCATACCAAATGACATTCCGCCAGGGTTTTCCTTTAAAAGAAGCCATTGAGAAGGTTCTGGTTGAAGTGGAACAAATTCCTGAAGTTGTCAGGTTCATCGATTTCATCAAATCATCCGAGCGTGGTATTACCAGGTAA